One genomic segment of Tripterygium wilfordii isolate XIE 37 chromosome 9, ASM1340144v1, whole genome shotgun sequence includes these proteins:
- the LOC120005880 gene encoding hexokinase-1: MGKAVVGATVVCAAVVCAGAALYVRHRMRSSGKWARAMAILNEFEEKCGTPISKLQLVADAMTVEMHAGLASEGGSKLKMLISYVDNLPTGDEEGLFYALDLGGTNFRVLRIQLGGKEGRVVKQEFEEVSIPPHLMTGTSDELFDYIAEALAKFVATESEDFHLPPGRQKELGFTFSFPVRQMSIASGNLLKWTKGFSIEDAVGQDIVGELTRAMERKGLDMRVTALVNDTIGTLAGGRYYNNDVIAAVILGTGTNAAYVERAHAIPKWHGLLPKSGDMVINMEWGNFRSSHLPLTEYDQELDAETLNVGEQKFEKMISGMYLGEIVRRVLHKMAEEAAFFGDVIPPKLQIPFVLRTPHMSAMHHDTSPDLKVVGSKLKDILEISNTSLKTRKKVVELCDIVATRAARLSAAGILGILKKLGKDKVRDGEKQKSAIAMDGGLYEHYSKFSSCMESTLKELLGEEVSKSIAIEHSNDGSGIGAALLAASHSQYLEVEES, encoded by the exons atggggaAGGCGGTAGTAGGAGCGACGGTGGTTTGTGCCGCGGTGGTGTGTGCGGGGGCGGCGCTCTATGTGCGGCACAGGATGAGGAGTTCGGGGAAGTGGGCGAGGGCTATGGCGATACTGAATGAGTTCGAGGAGAAGTGTGGGACCCCAATCTCGAAGCTGCAACTGGTGGCTGACGCTATGACTGTTGAGATGCATGCCGGCCTTGCATCGGAGGGTGGCAGTAAGCTCAAGATGCTCATCTCCTATGTCGACAATCTTCCGACTGG GGATGAGGAAGGACTGTTTTATGCACTGGACCTTGGTGGCACAAACTTCCGTGTCCTGCGTATACAGTTGGGTGGGAAAGAAGGACGTGTTGTCAAACAGGAATTTGAGGAAGTTTCAATTCCTCCACATTTGATGACTGGAACTTCAGAT GAATTATTTGATTATATTGCTGAAGCGCTTGCAAAGTTTGTTGCTACAGAAAGTGAAGATTTTCATCTTCCACCTGGTAGACAAAAGGAACTGGGTTTTACCTTCTCATTTCCAGTTAGGCAAATGTCGATAGCATCCGGGAATCTTTTGAAATGGACAAAGGGCTTTTCCATTGAAGATGCA GTTGGTCAAGATATTGTGGGAGAATTAACGAGAGCCATGGAAAGAAAAGGCCTTGACATGCGCGTGACAGCTTTG GTTAATGATACCATTGGAACATTAGCTGGAGGTAGATACTACAACAATGATGTCATTGCTGCAGTGATCTTGGGTACTGGAACAAATGCAGCCTATGTTGAACGGGCTCATGCAATTCCCAAGTGGCATGGACTTCTGCCTAAATCTGGAGACATG GTTATCAACATGGAGTGGGGTAATTTCCGATCGTCACATCTGCCTCTGACAGAGTATGATCAAGAACTTGATGCTGAGACTTTGAATGTGGGAGAGCAG AAATTTGAGAAGATGATTTCCGGCATGTATTTGGGAGAGATTGTACGAAGAGTATTACACAAGATGGCTGAAGAAGCTGCCTTTTTTGGTGACGTTATTCCACCCAAACTGCaaattccttttgttttaaG AACTCCTCATATGTCCGCAATGCATCATGACACATCCCCAGATTTGAAAGTTGTTGGAAGCAAGCTAAAGGACATCTTAGAG ATATCTAATACCTCactgaaaacaagaaaaaaagttgTTGAGCTATGTGATATTGTGGCCACTCGTGCTGCCCGTCTGTCTGCTGCTGGGATCTTAGGCATCCTGAAGAAGTTGGGGAAAGACAAGGTCAGGGATGGGGAAAAGCAGAAGTCAGCGATTGCCATGGATGGTGGCTTATATGAGCATTACTCAAAATTCAGTTCCTGCATGGAGAGCACTCTGAAAGAGTTACTGGGAGAGGAAGTCTCTAAGAGCATTGCAATTGAGCACTCCAATGATGGCTCAGGCATTGGAGCAGCCCTCCTTGCAGCCTCTCATTCCCAGTACCTTGAGGTCGAGGAGTCCTGA
- the LOC120005882 gene encoding uncharacterized protein LOC120005882, which translates to MTSEEQKRRKIAQAPSMAMRLVSSPAAKKTRDKTSTSSLMVAEPHTSSLYLRIQQARNFAVAQAQQEGCMGNYKIFDSPYGNFLVPVIPSREELAGGSSS; encoded by the exons aTGACATCTGAGGAACAGAAGAGGAGAAAGATCGCGCAGGCACCGTCTATGGCTATGCG ACTTGTCTCTTCTCCAGCTGCAAAGAAAACCAGGGATAAAACATCGACGAGCAGTTTGATG GTTGCTGAGCCCCACACTAGCAGCTTGTATTTGAGGATTCAACAGGCTAGAAATTTTGCGGTAGCACAAGCACAGCAAGAAGGCTGCATGGGAAACTACAAAATTTTTGATTCACCGTATGGGAATTTTCTTGTTCCTGTAATTCCATCTCGTGAAGAACTAGCTGGTGGCTCCTCGTCCTAA
- the LOC120004791 gene encoding alanine and glycine-rich protein-like codes for MGGRNDPCKFCGKVYFDWKQVRKHLQICPDKKDSQNGSSSGGFGAGAGSSGTGAAGAGGSGTGTRGSVKDDGKTGKDDGNSGRTGKDDGAG; via the exons ATGGGCGGACGAAATGATCCTTGCAAATTCTGCGGGAAGgtttattttgattggaaacaaGTTCGCAAACACCTACAAATCTGCCCTGACAAGAAAGACAGCCAAAATGGTTCAAGTTCAGGAGGATTTGGAGCTGGTGCCGGAAGCAGTGGAACAGGCGCTGCTGGTGCTGGAGGCAGTGGCACAGGCACCCGAGGGAGTGTTAAAGATGATGGGAAAACTGGAAAAGATGATGGGAACAGCGGAAGAACTGGG AAAGATGACGGCGCCGGGTGA
- the LOC120005879 gene encoding rRNA methyltransferase 1, mitochondrial-like, translating to MYCNLAKTQAFATAIRSSSQPRYLIQFHAEESRCLRIGFQHKPLLNPMSVHLTTAPHELRYKNCKFVNKFRPTKISSGFRNTNVELDNIVRTRRMSSVFKLKSSNRESCSLSGVRSYCSFRGVGERSSTVGAENTLPWLASSKAKARKGLEKVASAKPARSSWEESAEMLRMSGSSNQKEPENRLEKVKVVRNVHSSWKEVKVAARKDSTHTAVKEDNRNRIAGTMISRRSAFVDRDESVEEEAQEEEEVVDDPRWYKIKSSFRGTVGVKTVSERPEVQRWNKQENWGRKTWKEATESTVPKIVGEGVYGVGPVLAALSAGRREFYALYVQEGLELSSNSRKKKDKKGFEKVLRIAEKNGISIKEAPKHDLNMVVNNRPHQGLILDASPLELVKIKELEPILAEEDRSALWVALDEVTDPQNLGAIIRSAYFFGASGVVLCAKNSAPLSGVVSKASAGSLELMELRYCKNMMQFLASSAENGWRVLGGSVSSKAAPLNEIAPGTPTILVLGSEGTGLRPLVERSCTQLIRIPGNIPVNVTVGEDDDIEPAEESIGCTGEEFRAFMAVESLNVSVAAGVLLHHFIGNNQDYNSSG from the coding sequence ATGTATTGTAATCTCGCAAAGACCCAAGCGTTTGCCACGGCAATCAGGAGTTCTTCACAACCCAGATACTTAATACAGTTTCATGCCGAAGAGTCGAGGTGTTTGCGAATTGGGTTCCAGCATAAACCCCTGTTAAACCCTATGTCCGTCCACTTAACTACTGCCCCACATGAATTGCGTTACAAGAACTGTAAGTTTGTCAACAAATTTAGACCCACAAAGATTTCCAGTGGATTTCGTAATACAAATGTTGAACTAGATAATATTGTGAGGACCAGGAGGATGTCAAGTGTGTTTAAGCTGAAGAGCAGCAATAGGGAAAGCTGTTCTTTATCAGGAGTTAGAAGTTATTGTAGTTTTCGGGGAGTTGGTGAAAGGAGTAGCACTGTTGGAGCTGAGAATACACTTCCTTGGTTAGCATCTAGCAAAGCTAAGGCTAGAAAAGGGTTAGAGAAAGTGGCATCGGCAAAGCCTGCTCGTTCTTCTTGGGAGGAATCAGCAGAAATGTTACGTATGTCTGGCAGCTCTAATCAGAAGGAACCTGAAAACAGGCTAGAGAAAGTCAAAGTAGTCAGAAATGTTCATTCTTCTTGGAAAGAGGTAAAAGTTGCTGCAAGGAAAGACAGTACTCACACAGCAGTAAAGGAAGACAATAGAAATAGAATAGCAGGTACAATGATAAGTAGGAGGAGTGCTTTTGTTGACAGAGATGAAAGTGTTGAAGAAGAAGcacaagaagaagaggaggttGTCGATGATCCCAGATGGTATAAAATTAAGAGCAGTTTCAGAGGAACGGTGGGAGTCAAGACTGTGTCTGAGAGGCCTGAAGTTCAAAGGTGGAATAAGCAGGAAAATTGGGGTAGAAAGACATGGAAAGAGGCCACTGAGTCGACCGTACCAAAAATAGTTGGTGAAGGAGTATATGGAGTAGGTCCTGTTTTGGCAGCATTGTCTGCTGGAAGAAGAGAGTTTTATGCATTGTATGTTCAAGAAGGATTGGAGTTGAGTAGTAACAGTAGAAAGAAGAAGGACAAGAAAGGATTTGAGAAGGTGTTGCGAATTGCTGAAAAAAATGGGATAAGTATAAAGGAAGCCCCAAAGCATGATCTCAATATGGTTGTTAATAACCGCCCCCACCAGGGACTGATTTTAGATGCTTCTCCCTTGGAGCTGGTGAAAATAAAGGAATTGGAGCCCATTTTAGCAGAGGAAGATAGGAGTGCTCTTTGGGTGGCCTTGGATGAGGTTACAGATCCTCAGAATTTGGGGGCAATAATTAGATCTGCTTACTTCTTTGGAGCTTCTGGAGTGGTGCTATGTGCGAAAAATTCAGCGCCATTAAGTGGTGTTGTGAGCAAGGCAAGTGCAGGTTCACTAGAGTTGATGGAGCTTAGGTATTGTAAGAATATGATGCAATTCTTGGCATCATCAGCTGAGAATGGTTGGCGAGTTCTTGGAGGCTCAGTTTCTTCGAAAGCTGCTCCTTTGAATGAGATTGCTCCTGGCACACCAACAATACTTGTTTTGGGTAGCGAGGGCACTGGATTGAGGCCCTTGGTGGAGAGATCATGTACTCAGTTGATTAGGATCCCTGGAAACATTCCTGTTAATGTAACTGTAGGAGAAGATGATGATATAGAACCTGCTGAAGAAAGCATTGGATGCACAGGTGAAGAGTTCCGAGCCTTCATGGCTGTGGAGAGCTTGAACGTGAGCGTTGCTGCAGGTGTGCTTCTTCACCACTTCATTGGCAACAATCAAGACTACAATAGCAGTGGGTAG
- the LOC120006375 gene encoding cytochrome B5-like protein, with translation MMIVAVALILGVLFGGFILIPRGSKSGQTEVCSNASDNKASKIYSKADVSLHNKRTDCWIIIKDKVYDVTSYVEEHPGGDAILTHAGDDSTEGFFGPQHATRVFDMIDDFYIGNLEQ, from the exons ATGATGATAGTTGCGGTGGCTCTGATTTTGGGTGTCTTATTTGGAGGATTCATTCTGATACCGCGAGGCAGTAAATCTG GTCAGACCGAAGTTTGTTCAAATGCTAGCGATAATAAG GCATCCAAAATCTATAGTAAAGCTGATGTCTCTTTGCATAATAAGAGAACTGATTGTTGGATCATTATCAAGGACAAG GTATATGATGTTACATCATACGTAGAGGAACATCCAGGTGGTGATGCCATCCTAACACATGCTGGGGATGATTCAACTGAAGGGTTCTTTGG ACCGCAGCATGCTACCCGAGTCTTTGACATGATCGATGATTTTTACATTGGAAATCTGGAGCAGTAA
- the LOC120004967 gene encoding senescence/dehydration-associated protein At4g35985, chloroplastic-like — MGCFSSSGKRSKTASPMKYSASEVVIPSKQQNPESTNLKQEVLLQIPGCTVHLMDEGEALELAKGEFMVMKIMEESVCLATIIRVGNDLQWPLTKDEPVVKLDSLHYLFSLPMNDGDPLSYGVTFPEQYVSSLGSLDLFLIEHSCFTGPVSIRSREYVDWRDFAPKIEDYNNFLAKAIAGGSGHIVKGMFKCSNAYANQVHKGGEMILTGAEEQKNGVQAGVSNSAKSNGTGRKKTGINKTLNRVKKLSKMTEKLSKTMLNGVGVVTGSVITPVIKSQAGKAFLTMVPGEVLLASLDAVNRIVDAAEAAEKQAFSATSSATTRMVSNRFGENAGEATEDVLATAGHCANTAWNVFKIRKAFNPTSSVSSGVLKNADNNRNKRI, encoded by the exons atgggATGTTTCAGTTCTTCTGGTAAGAGATCAAAAACTGCCTCACCCATGAAGTACTCAGCATCAGAAGTTGTAATCCcatcaaaacaacaaaacccaGAATCCACAAACCTCAAACAAGAAGTTCTACTGCAGATTCCAGGATGCACAGTCCATCTGATGGACGAAGGAGAAGCTCTGGAGCTCGCAAAGGGCGAGTTCATGGTTATGAAAATAATGGAAGAAAGTGTTTGTCTTGCTACCATCATAAGAGTTGGAAATGATCTTCAGTGGCCGTTGACGAAAGACGAGCCGGTAGTGAAGCTTGATTCTCTACACTACTTGTTCTCACTGCCAATGAATGATGGCGATCCATTAAGCTATGGAGTTACATTCCCAGAACAATATGTTAGCAGTTTAGGCTCTCTGGATTTGTTTCTGATTGAACACTCATGCTTTACCGGTCCGGTGTCGATTAGAAGCAGAGAATACGTTGATTGGAGAGATTTTGCTCCAAAGATTGAAGATTATAACAATTTTCTCGCTAAAGCAATTGCTGGAGGTTCTGGTCATATTGTCAAGGGGATGTTCAAATGCAGCAATGCTTATGCCAACCAG GTCCATAAAGGAGGGGAAATGATTTTAACTGGTGCTGAAGAGCAGAAAAATGGTGTACAAGCTGGAGTTAGTAACAGTGCCAAAAGCAATGGGACCGGGAGGAAGAAGACGGGAATCAACAAAACCTTGAATCG TGTGAAGAAACTGTCAAAGATGACAGAAAAGCTTAGCAAAACTATGCTTAATGGTGTTGGTGTTGTTACTGGATCTGTGATAACTCCTGTGATTAAATCCCAAGCAGGGAAGGCATTTCTGACCATGGTGCCAGGGGAGGTCCTCTTGGCTTCTCTTGATGCTGTCA ATAGGATTGTAGATGCCGCTGAAGCTGCTGAAAAACAAGCCTTTTCTGCCACATCCAGTGCTACAACCAGAATGGTCAGTAACAG GTTTGGAGAAAATGCAGGGGAGGCGACGGAGGATGTGCTTGCGACCGCGGGTCACTGTGCTAACACTGCCTGGAATGTCTTCAAGATACGAAAGGCCTTCAATCCAACATCATCAGTCTCCTCTGGAGTACTGAAAAATGCAGACAATAACAGAAACAAAAGAATTTGA
- the LOC120005881 gene encoding probable 3-hydroxyisobutyrate dehydrogenase-like 1, mitochondrial, which yields MLLSLTLSSFYHHSRCSSSSSICTAFSLLRLSLLRRTMATSATEPASPSNTRVGWIGTGVMGRSMCGHLIKAGYTVTVFNRTLSKAYPLVNLGAKLADSPHAVASQSDVIFSIVGFPSDVRSVLVDPTYGALSALRPGGVLVDMTTSDPSLAVEIAAAASAKGCSAIDAPVSGGDRGAQNGTLAIFTGGDEEVVHRLNPLFALMGKVNYMGGPGKGQYAKLANQITIASTMVGLVEGIVYAFKAGLDVGLYLDAISTGAAGSKSLDLYGSRIMRRDFDPGFFVNHFVKDLGICLKECQSMGLALPGLALAQQLYVSLKAHGEGNLGTQALILALERLNNVSLGVLSTST from the coding sequence ATGTTGTTGTCGCTGACTCTCTCTTCGTTCTATCATCACTCCcgctgttcttcttcttcttctatctgCACCGCCTTTTCTCTTCTCCGCCTCTCTCTCCTTCGCCGCACCATGGCAACATCGGCCACCGAGCCCGCAAGCCCATCAAATACTCGTGTGGGCTGGATCGGCACAGGAGTCATGGGCCGCTCTATGTGCGGCCATCTCATCAAGGCCGGATACACTGTCACTGTCTTTAATCGTACTCTCTCCAAGGCCTATCCTCTCGTCAATCTAGGGGCCAAACTCGCCGACTCTCCTCACGCCGTTGCCTCCCAATCGGACGTCATTTTCTCTATCGTCGGCTTCCCCTCCGACGTCCGATCGGTTCTGGTCGATCCCACATATGGCGCCCTCTCTGCCCTCCGCCCCGGAGGCGTCCTTGTCGACATGACAACTTCGGACCCTTCCCTCGCCGTCGAGATCGCCGCGGCTGCCTCCGCCAAGGGCTGCTCTGCGATTGACGCCCCTGTCTCTGGCGGCGATCGGGGTGCCCAGAACGGGACTTTGGCTATTTTCACCGGCGGCGATGAGGAGGTTGTTCACCGTCTAAATCCCCTATTTGCCCTCATGGGGAAGGTAAATTACATGGGCGGCCCAGGCAAGGGTCAATATGCAAAGCTAGCTAATCAAATCACCATAGCATCTACCATGGTTGGCTTAGTAGAGGGAATTGTGTATGCTTTCAAGGCTGGGCTAGATGTGGGTTTGTATCTGGATGCGATATCTACTGGTGCTGCTGGTTCGAAATCGCTAGATTTGTATGGGAGTAGGATAATGAGGAGGGATTTTGACCCGGGGTTCTTCGTCAATCATTTTGTGAAGGATTTGGGGATTTGTTTGAAGGAATGTCAAAGCATGGGGCTTGCTTTGCCAGGCTTGGCACTTGCGCAACAGCTTTATGTTTCACTTAAGGCTCATGGGGAGGGGAATTTGGGTACACAAGCTCTGATTTTAGCTCTGGAGAGGCTTAACAATGTTTCCCTTGGAGTGCTGTCTACTTCAACTTAG